The following are encoded together in the Kribbella voronezhensis genome:
- a CDS encoding RDD family protein, which yields MSTPPLGPQDNDPYYGPPGDPDRSAAPGQPGRPAQPEQPGSPTPPGQPPYGQPQPGQPPHQQPQYGQPPYQQPQPGQPPYGQPPYGQPHPQQVFGQPQDPYLYGYGYGAPRAELASWGPRVGAALLDGLVSGIPVLVCYTIFITNVLSRSDNPYPDDRPEAWAVLVFALGGLASLGLWIWNRVIRQGKTGQSVGKSALHLKLVDARTYQPIGPGKALGRDLLRGVFDQACFLNSLWPLWDDQKQTWHDKVLNTYVVKV from the coding sequence GTGAGCACCCCTCCCCTCGGCCCACAGGACAACGACCCGTACTACGGTCCGCCAGGCGACCCCGATCGCTCCGCCGCCCCTGGCCAACCTGGTCGCCCTGCCCAGCCGGAGCAACCCGGCTCCCCGACGCCACCCGGCCAACCGCCGTACGGCCAGCCGCAGCCCGGACAACCGCCCCACCAGCAACCGCAGTACGGGCAACCGCCGTACCAGCAACCGCAGCCCGGGCAACCGCCGTATGGGCAACCGCCGTACGGGCAGCCGCATCCGCAGCAGGTTTTCGGGCAACCGCAGGATCCCTACCTGTACGGCTACGGCTACGGTGCTCCTCGTGCCGAGCTCGCCAGTTGGGGCCCGCGCGTCGGCGCCGCCTTGCTGGACGGTCTGGTCAGCGGCATACCGGTCCTCGTCTGCTACACGATCTTCATCACCAACGTGCTCTCCCGCTCCGACAACCCCTATCCCGACGACCGACCGGAAGCCTGGGCTGTCCTCGTCTTCGCGCTCGGCGGACTCGCCAGCCTCGGTCTGTGGATCTGGAATCGCGTGATCCGGCAGGGCAAGACCGGTCAGAGCGTCGGCAAGAGCGCACTCCACCTGAAACTCGTCGACGCCCGCACCTACCAACCGATCGGGCCGGGCAAGGCGCTCGGACGTGACCTGCTGCGCGGTGTCTTCGACCAGGCGTGCTTCCTCAATTCGCTCTGGCCGTTGTGGGACGACCAGAAACAAACCTGGCACGACAAGGTGCTCAACACGTACGTGGTGAAGGTCTGA
- the pstC gene encoding phosphate ABC transporter permease subunit PstC — protein MSSTDGTAPPDRPAGEPPATKPDLGPVGHLGDRLFAGLARGSGGLVVLIVAFVGIFLLALAIPALADDKSSFLFSRIWEPGGADPKFGIAALFYTTLISSVIAMVIAVPIAVGVALFTTYYAPKRLAAPVAHAVDLLAAVPSIIYGLWGILFFAPILRPVIDGLADVLGWIPLFEKPASEDLGVVFTASVVLAIMILPVVTAISREIFAQTPVTHREGALALGATRWEMIRMAVLPYGRSGVVSASMLGLGRALGETIAVLIILSVPNGNDPWNSSIFAGGETFASKIANNAAEFDSPEKTGAYIAAGLVLFVVTFLVNSAARIIVARSTPGGKRPRKARPAKALEGATP, from the coding sequence ATGAGTAGTACAGACGGCACGGCACCGCCCGACCGGCCGGCCGGCGAGCCACCCGCGACGAAACCCGACCTCGGGCCGGTCGGACACCTCGGCGACAGGCTGTTCGCCGGACTCGCCCGCGGATCCGGCGGGCTGGTGGTCCTGATCGTCGCCTTCGTCGGCATCTTCCTGCTGGCGCTGGCGATCCCGGCACTGGCCGACGACAAGAGCAGCTTCCTGTTCTCCCGGATCTGGGAGCCGGGCGGCGCGGACCCGAAGTTCGGTATCGCGGCCCTCTTCTACACGACGCTGATCAGTTCGGTGATCGCGATGGTGATCGCGGTCCCGATCGCGGTCGGCGTCGCCTTGTTCACCACGTACTACGCCCCGAAGCGGCTGGCCGCGCCTGTCGCCCACGCGGTCGACCTGCTGGCCGCTGTCCCCTCGATCATCTACGGCCTGTGGGGCATCCTCTTCTTCGCGCCGATCCTGCGCCCGGTGATCGACGGGCTCGCCGACGTGCTCGGCTGGATCCCGTTGTTCGAGAAGCCGGCCAGCGAGGACCTCGGCGTCGTGTTCACCGCGTCCGTCGTCCTGGCGATCATGATCCTGCCCGTCGTCACCGCGATCAGCCGGGAGATCTTCGCGCAGACCCCGGTCACGCATCGCGAGGGCGCGCTGGCTCTCGGCGCCACCCGCTGGGAGATGATCCGGATGGCGGTCCTGCCGTACGGGCGTTCCGGCGTGGTCAGCGCCTCGATGCTCGGTCTCGGCCGGGCGCTCGGCGAGACCATCGCCGTACTGATCATCCTGTCGGTGCCGAACGGCAACGACCCGTGGAACTCCTCGATCTTCGCCGGTGGAGAGACGTTCGCCTCGAAGATCGCCAACAACGCCGCCGAGTTCGACTCGCCGGAGAAGACCGGCGCGTACATCGCGGCCGGCCTGGTGCTGTTCGTGGTGACCTTCCTGGTCAACTCGGCCGCGCGGATCATCGTTGCCCGCAGTACGCCGGGAGGTAAGCGGCCACGCAAGGCGCGCCCGGCCAAGGCGCTTGAAGGAGCGACCCCGTGA
- a CDS encoding transposase, producing MVFVLTVDQRASRTTSDVVPDLLNTLNRRPRRTGLLRKFERTAGDEVQGVMAEARATIDVIVQLIRADRWYVGLGIGEVDEPLPRSTRAGSGAAFVNAREAVNRAKASPHHINVIGTDAHHAEQVESVLWLMASVLRRRSERGWAVADLLAEGLSRREIGVKLGISQSAVTQRAQAAGVVEEQRGRALAAELLGAGAAA from the coding sequence GTGGTCTTCGTTCTCACGGTAGATCAGCGAGCCAGCCGGACGACATCGGATGTGGTTCCCGACCTGCTGAACACGCTCAACCGGCGGCCCCGGCGGACCGGGCTGCTGCGGAAGTTCGAGCGGACGGCAGGCGACGAGGTGCAAGGCGTGATGGCCGAGGCGCGGGCGACCATCGACGTGATCGTCCAGCTGATCCGGGCCGACCGGTGGTACGTCGGACTCGGTATCGGCGAAGTAGACGAGCCGTTGCCGCGCAGTACCAGGGCCGGCAGCGGGGCAGCGTTCGTGAACGCGCGCGAAGCGGTGAACCGGGCCAAGGCGAGTCCCCACCACATCAACGTGATCGGGACCGACGCGCACCACGCCGAACAGGTGGAGAGCGTGCTCTGGCTGATGGCTTCGGTACTACGGCGGCGCAGCGAGCGTGGCTGGGCAGTGGCCGACCTGCTCGCCGAGGGCCTCAGCCGTCGCGAGATTGGCGTGAAGCTGGGCATCAGCCAGTCGGCGGTGACCCAGCGGGCTCAGGCGGCGGGTGTCGTCGAGGAGCAGCGCGGCCGGGCCCTCGCAGCGGAACTGCTCGGCGCCGGTGCTGCTGCATGA
- a CDS encoding RDD family protein has product MSTPTPPPGFDPQNPNQPGEPDQTPEQPGQYGQQPGQYGQSPQDGQPGQYGQPGQYGQPGQYGQQPGQYGQTPEQPGQYGQPGQYGQPGQPQYGQQPGQYGQPGQYPGQPAQYGQGGAAPGQPGGYGQQPYGQQPGAYGQQPYGAQPYGAYGYGGQVGGNLATWPVRVGAFLIDAIIYGIPIGIGNALSSNGSSVISLLFTLIGVGVWIYNRIIQQGQTGQSWGKKAVGLKLITADTGQNVGPGKAFLRELTHILDGLPCYLGYLWPLWDEKKQTFADKINNTYVIKL; this is encoded by the coding sequence GTGAGCACTCCGACGCCACCACCGGGTTTCGACCCGCAGAACCCGAACCAGCCGGGCGAGCCCGACCAGACGCCCGAGCAGCCGGGTCAGTACGGTCAGCAGCCGGGGCAGTACGGACAGTCTCCCCAAGACGGGCAGCCGGGCCAGTACGGTCAGCCGGGTCAGTACGGTCAGCCGGGTCAGTACGGGCAGCAGCCCGGACAGTACGGCCAGACCCCCGAGCAGCCGGGCCAGTACGGTCAGCCTGGCCAGTACGGCCAGCCGGGCCAGCCGCAGTACGGGCAGCAGCCGGGGCAGTACGGCCAGCCGGGGCAGTACCCGGGCCAGCCGGCTCAGTACGGCCAGGGCGGCGCCGCACCGGGTCAGCCGGGTGGCTACGGGCAGCAGCCCTATGGCCAGCAGCCGGGCGCGTACGGCCAGCAGCCGTACGGCGCACAGCCCTACGGTGCTTACGGCTACGGCGGCCAGGTGGGCGGCAACCTCGCGACCTGGCCGGTCCGGGTCGGTGCGTTCCTGATCGACGCGATCATCTACGGCATCCCGATCGGTATCGGTAACGCCCTGAGCAGCAACGGCTCCTCGGTCATCAGCCTGCTGTTCACGCTGATCGGCGTCGGCGTCTGGATCTACAACCGGATCATCCAGCAGGGCCAGACCGGCCAGAGCTGGGGCAAGAAGGCGGTCGGCCTCAAGCTGATCACCGCCGACACCGGCCAGAACGTCGGCCCGGGCAAGGCGTTCCTGCGCGAGCTCACCCACATCCTGGACGGCCTGCCGTGTTACCTCGGCTACCTGTGGCCGCTGTGGGACGAGAAGAAGCAGACCTTCGCGGACAAGATCAACAACACGTACGTCATCAAGCTCTGA
- the pstS gene encoding phosphate ABC transporter substrate-binding protein PstS, whose amino-acid sequence MSVNRLLRVGTVAVASLGVLALSACGSDPEPSGSSNPSSSGSTSASGGDCPKGTLNAEGSTAQKNAIEEVIAKYNEKCADVTVNYNPTGSGAGIKQFNASQVDFAGSDSALKTVATDGGETEAAAAAKRCQGSPALDLPMVIGPITIAYNVDGLDKLVLDGPTAAKIFQGTIKTWNDPAIAKLNAGAKLPSAPIAVFFRSDESGTTENFAKYLSAAGAGAWTGKPAKKWTGTGAGKEKSAGVAEGVKSTKNSITYVEWSYAIDNKLGVAQIDTGAGPVELTADSAGKALAAAKPAGTGSDLALKLDYATKAPGAYPIILVTYEIACSKGLAAEKTALVKSFLSYFASADGQGALTDLHYAPLPEELRTKVDAAIQSIS is encoded by the coding sequence GTGTCCGTCAACCGCCTGCTCCGCGTCGGCACCGTCGCCGTGGCATCCCTCGGCGTCCTCGCTCTGAGCGCCTGTGGCAGTGACCCGGAGCCGTCCGGCTCCTCGAACCCGTCGAGCTCCGGCTCGACCTCCGCTTCCGGTGGCGACTGCCCCAAGGGCACGCTGAACGCCGAGGGCTCCACGGCGCAGAAGAACGCCATCGAGGAAGTCATCGCCAAGTACAACGAGAAGTGCGCCGACGTCACGGTGAACTACAACCCGACCGGTTCCGGTGCGGGCATCAAGCAGTTCAACGCGAGCCAGGTCGACTTCGCCGGTTCGGACTCCGCACTGAAGACCGTCGCCACCGACGGCGGTGAGACCGAGGCGGCCGCCGCGGCCAAGCGCTGCCAGGGCAGCCCGGCGCTGGACCTGCCGATGGTGATCGGCCCGATCACGATCGCCTACAACGTCGACGGCCTGGACAAGCTGGTCCTGGACGGCCCGACCGCCGCCAAGATCTTCCAGGGCACCATCAAGACCTGGAACGACCCGGCGATCGCGAAGCTGAACGCCGGCGCGAAGTTGCCGTCGGCACCGATCGCGGTCTTCTTCCGCTCGGACGAGTCCGGCACCACGGAGAACTTCGCCAAGTACCTGTCCGCCGCCGGCGCCGGCGCCTGGACCGGTAAGCCGGCCAAGAAGTGGACCGGCACGGGCGCCGGCAAGGAGAAGTCGGCCGGTGTGGCCGAGGGTGTCAAGAGCACCAAGAACTCCATCACGTACGTCGAGTGGTCCTACGCGATCGACAACAAGCTCGGCGTCGCGCAGATCGACACCGGCGCCGGACCGGTCGAGCTGACCGCCGACTCCGCCGGCAAGGCGCTGGCCGCCGCGAAGCCGGCCGGTACCGGTAGCGACCTCGCGCTGAAGCTGGACTACGCGACCAAGGCCCCGGGTGCCTACCCGATCATCCTGGTCACCTACGAGATCGCCTGCAGCAAGGGCCTGGCCGCCGAGAAGACCGCACTGGTGAAGAGCTTCCTGAGCTACTTCGCCAGCGCCGACGGCCAGGGCGCGCTGACCGACCTGCACTACGCGCCGCTCCCCGAGGAGCTGCGGACCAAGGTCGACGCGGCCATCCAGTCGATCAGCTGA
- the pstB gene encoding phosphate ABC transporter ATP-binding protein PstB — protein MAKRIEVSGLNVYYGDFKAVEDVSMTIEPRSVTAFIGPSGCGKSTYLRTLNRMHEVIPGARVEGKVVLDDQDLYAPGIDPVAVRRVVGMVFQRPNPFPTMSIFDNVASGLRLNGVKDRKKLAEVVEASLKGANLWNEVKDRLDKPGAGLSGGQQQRLCIARAIAVEPEVILMDEPCSALDPISTLAIEDLIEKLKDRFTVVIVTHNMQQAARVSDQTAFFNLAATGKPGRLIEMGPTKQIFSNPNEKATEDYITGRFG, from the coding sequence ATGGCGAAACGCATCGAGGTCAGCGGCCTCAACGTCTACTACGGCGACTTCAAGGCCGTCGAGGACGTGTCGATGACGATCGAACCCCGGTCCGTCACGGCCTTCATCGGCCCGTCCGGCTGCGGCAAGTCCACCTACCTGCGCACCCTGAACCGGATGCACGAAGTCATCCCCGGTGCCCGGGTCGAAGGCAAGGTCGTGCTCGACGACCAGGACCTGTACGCCCCGGGCATCGACCCGGTCGCCGTACGCCGGGTCGTCGGCATGGTCTTCCAGCGGCCGAACCCGTTCCCGACCATGTCGATCTTCGACAACGTCGCGTCCGGACTCCGGCTGAACGGGGTCAAGGACCGCAAGAAACTGGCTGAGGTGGTCGAGGCTTCGCTCAAGGGCGCGAACCTCTGGAACGAGGTCAAGGACCGGCTCGACAAGCCCGGTGCTGGTTTGTCCGGCGGTCAGCAGCAGCGGTTGTGCATCGCGCGAGCGATCGCGGTCGAGCCTGAGGTCATCTTGATGGACGAGCCCTGCTCGGCCCTCGACCCGATCTCCACCCTGGCGATCGAGGACCTGATCGAGAAGCTGAAGGACCGCTTCACCGTCGTCATCGTCACCCACAACATGCAGCAAGCAGCCCGCGTCTCCGACCAGACCGCCTTCTTCAACCTCGCCGCCACCGGCAAACCGGGCCGGCTGATCGAAATGGGCCCCACCAAACAAATCTTCTCCAACCCCAACGAAAAGGCCACCGAGGACTACATCACCGGCCGCTTCGGCTGA
- a CDS encoding family 20 glycosylhydrolase gives MRPLKPLLGALALVVASAATVSVTVVPATAQTTSNPRPQTIPALQEWTGGTGSFSYSSATRIVRSTAQATTLATTSQVFADDLRALTGRAPAETTGTPADLRAGDIYLALGSTDTALGTEGYALSVTDRISITARDDKGAFYGTRTVLQLLKQSNSIPQGTARDWPLKPERGLMIDAGRKYFTAQWLKDHVKELAYLKLNYLHLHLNDHQGFRIESTSHPEVVSADHLTKAEVRDLIALAAKYKIIVVPEIDAPGHLTQVLNAHPELRLVSKTGAVQNGNIDLSKPGTYTLLRDLYQEYLALFPGPYFHIGADEYQIGNYSDFPQLETYAKATYGANAIGKDAYLGFINWANDIVRAAGKTTRAWNDGIGGGSAVTVNPNVILEFWYNYGQSPQALIDGGHLISNESWDPTYYVLYQGGPGGPGSQWGYDTWTPDLFQGSQTISEASKAKNLGTKLHVWCDNPDAATQDRIASDIRDGLRMVAQQTWGSPKLTTPWSNFISVIATIGRNPAWPSTVQEGNLAAGNPVTASSIETPSLVAANAVDSELSTRWSSGYSDNQWITVDLGAAVPIERVKLRWESAYGKGYQIQVSNDNATWTTSYTTTAGDGGIDDLTGLTGTGRYVRMQGIARGTTYGYSLYEFEVYGPAIQSGATYQIKNSGLAIDVPASSTTAGTQLTVYSPHSGANQRFVATVNSDNTFTLKNVNSGLCVDLNGSSNAAGAAIIQYGCSGNTNQKWKLAAVAGGNALVSAASGQAITAASATSGALLVQQPNTGTALQSWTLTKV, from the coding sequence ATGAGGCCCCTGAAACCGCTGCTCGGTGCACTCGCCCTCGTCGTCGCTTCGGCCGCCACCGTTTCGGTGACGGTCGTTCCGGCGACCGCGCAGACCACGTCCAACCCCAGACCCCAGACGATTCCCGCGCTGCAGGAGTGGACCGGTGGTACCGGTTCGTTCAGCTACTCCAGCGCTACCCGGATCGTCCGCTCGACCGCCCAGGCCACGACGCTCGCGACGACCAGCCAGGTCTTCGCCGATGATCTCCGGGCCCTGACAGGTCGAGCCCCGGCGGAAACGACCGGTACGCCGGCCGATCTGCGCGCCGGCGACATCTACCTCGCCCTCGGGTCGACCGACACCGCTCTCGGCACCGAGGGGTACGCGTTGTCGGTCACCGACCGGATCAGCATCACCGCCCGAGACGACAAGGGCGCCTTCTACGGCACTCGCACCGTCCTCCAACTGCTCAAGCAGAGCAACTCGATCCCGCAGGGCACCGCCCGCGACTGGCCGCTCAAACCCGAGCGCGGCCTGATGATCGATGCCGGACGCAAGTACTTCACGGCACAGTGGCTGAAGGACCACGTGAAGGAGCTGGCCTATCTCAAGCTGAACTACCTCCACCTGCACCTGAACGATCACCAGGGCTTCCGGATCGAGAGCACCTCGCACCCGGAGGTCGTCTCCGCCGATCACCTGACGAAGGCCGAAGTACGCGACCTGATCGCGCTGGCGGCGAAGTACAAGATCATCGTCGTGCCGGAGATCGACGCGCCCGGTCACCTGACCCAGGTGCTCAACGCGCATCCCGAACTCAGGCTGGTCAGCAAGACCGGCGCGGTGCAGAACGGCAACATCGACCTGAGCAAACCAGGTACCTACACGCTGCTCCGCGATCTCTACCAGGAGTACCTCGCGCTGTTCCCCGGCCCGTACTTCCACATCGGCGCCGACGAGTACCAGATCGGCAACTACAGCGACTTCCCGCAGCTCGAGACCTACGCCAAGGCCACCTACGGCGCCAACGCGATCGGCAAGGACGCCTACCTCGGCTTCATCAACTGGGCCAACGACATCGTCCGCGCCGCAGGCAAGACCACCCGGGCGTGGAACGACGGCATCGGCGGCGGCTCGGCCGTCACCGTGAACCCCAACGTCATCCTCGAATTCTGGTACAACTACGGCCAGTCCCCGCAGGCGCTCATCGACGGCGGGCACCTGATCTCCAACGAGAGCTGGGATCCGACGTACTACGTGCTCTATCAGGGCGGGCCCGGTGGCCCGGGCAGCCAATGGGGCTACGACACCTGGACTCCCGATCTGTTCCAGGGCAGCCAGACCATCAGCGAGGCGTCGAAGGCCAAGAACCTGGGCACCAAGCTGCACGTCTGGTGCGACAACCCGGATGCGGCGACCCAGGACCGGATCGCCTCCGACATCCGCGACGGACTGCGCATGGTGGCGCAGCAGACCTGGGGTTCGCCCAAGCTCACCACGCCGTGGTCCAACTTCATCTCCGTGATCGCCACTATCGGGCGCAACCCGGCGTGGCCGTCCACCGTGCAGGAAGGGAACCTCGCCGCCGGTAACCCGGTGACGGCTTCGAGCATCGAGACACCGAGCCTGGTGGCGGCCAACGCGGTCGACAGCGAGTTGAGCACGCGTTGGTCCAGCGGTTACAGCGACAACCAGTGGATCACCGTCGACCTCGGCGCCGCGGTGCCGATCGAGCGGGTCAAGCTGCGCTGGGAAAGTGCCTACGGCAAGGGTTACCAAATCCAGGTGTCCAACGACAACGCGACTTGGACGACCAGCTACACGACCACGGCAGGTGATGGTGGAATCGACGACCTGACCGGCTTGACCGGCACGGGCCGATACGTGCGGATGCAGGGGATTGCCCGCGGTACGACGTACGGCTACTCGCTCTACGAGTTCGAGGTGTACGGTCCGGCGATTCAGTCGGGGGCGACGTACCAGATCAAGAACAGTGGACTGGCCATCGACGTGCCGGCTTCCTCCACCACGGCGGGCACACAACTGACGGTGTACAGCCCGCATTCCGGAGCGAATCAGAGATTCGTTGCCACCGTCAACAGTGACAACACGTTCACGCTGAAGAACGTCAACAGTGGGCTCTGCGTGGATCTCAACGGTAGCTCGAATGCCGCGGGCGCGGCGATCATCCAGTACGGCTGTAGCGGAAACACCAATCAGAAGTGGAAACTCGCCGCCGTTGCCGGCGGCAACGCGCTCGTCTCGGCCGCGAGCGGCCAGGCGATCACGGCGGCGTCGGCAACCAGTGGAGCGCTGCTCGTCCAGCAGCCGAACACCGGTACGGCGTTGCAGAGCTGGACTCTGACCAAGGTCTGA
- a CDS encoding RDD family protein: protein MSYPGQPAHPGQPGGYPPGQPGQFPPGQPGGNQGLQPYSPVQPGYNPYHQGGYGFAPLGGGQLAGWGSRVGASILDSLIALVPIPIGVVTAVAISGSMEQMTDSGRTAMAVGYLAYFVLVIWNRIIRQGRTGQSLGKKMLGLKLVAKSTGRPLGVGRCLGREVCGIVLANLCFLDLLWPLWDQQHQTWHDKIVASIVVKQ, encoded by the coding sequence ATGTCATACCCAGGACAGCCAGCACACCCCGGGCAACCAGGCGGATACCCACCAGGGCAGCCGGGCCAGTTCCCGCCCGGGCAGCCCGGCGGCAACCAGGGACTGCAGCCTTACAGTCCGGTCCAGCCGGGCTACAACCCTTACCACCAAGGCGGTTACGGCTTTGCTCCGCTCGGCGGCGGCCAGCTGGCCGGCTGGGGTTCGCGGGTCGGCGCGTCGATCCTCGACAGCCTGATCGCGCTCGTCCCGATCCCGATCGGCGTCGTCACCGCGGTCGCGATCTCCGGCAGCATGGAGCAGATGACCGACTCGGGCCGGACCGCGATGGCCGTCGGCTACCTCGCGTACTTCGTCCTGGTCATCTGGAACCGGATCATCCGCCAGGGCCGGACCGGGCAGAGTCTCGGCAAGAAGATGCTCGGCCTGAAACTCGTTGCCAAGAGCACCGGACGGCCGCTGGGCGTCGGCCGGTGCCTGGGTCGCGAGGTGTGTGGGATCGTCCTGGCCAACCTCTGCTTCCTCGACCTGCTCTGGCCGCTGTGGGACCAGCAGCACCAGACGTGGCACGACAAGATCGTCGCCAGCATCGTCGTCAAGCAGTAG
- a CDS encoding DUF2752 domain-containing protein: MYPAHPMRPGVPPEPGARRTGPEPLDRRVLGLAGTLAGGAVLAGVNSLSGGRIGLPCPFHAVTGLNCPFCGTTRMAAAFLQGDPGRAWSFNPPMFVVLPVVAALVGYMLLTWTLERLTRFHLPRPRFGARLQRVVPLAFLAGMALYGVLRNVF, from the coding sequence ATGTATCCGGCACACCCTATGCGTCCGGGCGTCCCGCCGGAACCAGGCGCACGGCGAACCGGACCGGAGCCCCTGGATCGCCGCGTCCTCGGACTGGCAGGCACCCTGGCCGGCGGCGCAGTGCTTGCCGGAGTCAACAGCCTCTCCGGCGGCCGAATCGGCCTCCCGTGCCCCTTCCACGCTGTGACGGGCCTGAACTGCCCGTTCTGCGGTACTACGCGGATGGCGGCGGCTTTCCTGCAAGGAGATCCCGGGCGAGCCTGGTCGTTCAACCCACCCATGTTCGTGGTTCTCCCTGTCGTGGCGGCCCTGGTCGGATACATGCTGCTGACCTGGACGCTGGAACGCCTCACCCGGTTCCACCTCCCTCGCCCGCGCTTCGGTGCACGCCTACAACGCGTCGTACCACTGGCGTTCCTGGCCGGCATGGCCCTGTACGGCGTGTTACGCAACGTCTTCTGA
- a CDS encoding bifunctional nuclease family protein: MTKMRELTLIGIRMESPNRAPVMMLRETEGYRYLPISIGSVEATAIAYEEQGLRPSRPLTHDLMRDLIEAFGVHIEAVEIVELRDAVFYAELVLGNGARVSARPSDSVALAVRLGTPIRCTEQVLLEAGVATPEEEQAELERFRQFLDGVAPEDFSS; this comes from the coding sequence ATGACCAAGATGCGAGAACTCACCCTGATCGGGATCCGGATGGAATCGCCCAACCGGGCGCCTGTGATGATGCTGCGTGAGACCGAGGGCTACCGCTATCTACCGATCTCGATCGGTTCGGTCGAGGCGACCGCGATCGCGTACGAGGAGCAGGGCCTGCGCCCGTCCCGGCCGTTGACCCACGACCTGATGCGCGACCTGATCGAGGCCTTCGGCGTCCATATCGAGGCCGTCGAGATCGTCGAACTGCGCGACGCCGTCTTCTACGCCGAACTCGTGCTCGGCAACGGTGCCCGCGTCTCCGCTCGCCCCAGCGACTCCGTCGCCCTCGCCGTCAGACTCGGTACGCCGATCCGCTGCACCGAGCAGGTCCTGCTCGAAGCCGGCGTGGCCACCCCGGAAGAAGAGCAGGCCGAGCTGGAACGCTTCCGCCAGTTCCTCGACGGCGTCGCCCCGGAAGACTTCTCCAGCTGA
- the pstA gene encoding phosphate ABC transporter permease PstA — protein MTTTLAANRPAYDGKALDLTGKSGARAFRNTLATVLIILCFLIALIPLLWILWTVVSKGYHLLLDANWWSQSQRGITVRRVGGGAYHAIMGTLIMSLLCALIAVPIAVMGAVYLVEYGKGTKAAKVVSFMIDILTGVPSIVAALFIYAVWITVLGFNRVGFAVSLALVLLMLPVVLRSTEEMLKLVPDELREAAYALGVPKWKTILKIVVPTAFGGIITGVMLGLARVMGETAPLLILVGYSKNINTNPFDGFMGALPTMINQDRTELALQPAADRVWAAALTLILLVLLLNILARTIARFSTIKSK, from the coding sequence GTGACCACGACCCTCGCGGCCAACCGGCCGGCGTACGACGGCAAGGCGCTCGACCTCACCGGGAAGTCCGGCGCGCGGGCGTTCCGGAACACCCTGGCGACGGTGCTGATCATCCTTTGTTTCCTGATCGCGCTGATCCCGCTGCTGTGGATCCTGTGGACCGTGGTGAGCAAGGGCTACCACCTGCTGCTGGACGCGAACTGGTGGAGCCAGTCCCAGCGCGGCATCACCGTACGACGAGTCGGCGGCGGCGCGTACCACGCGATCATGGGCACCCTGATCATGTCGCTGCTGTGCGCCCTGATCGCCGTACCGATCGCCGTGATGGGCGCTGTCTACCTGGTCGAGTACGGCAAGGGCACGAAGGCGGCCAAGGTCGTCAGCTTCATGATCGACATCCTCACCGGTGTGCCGTCGATCGTCGCCGCACTGTTCATCTACGCGGTCTGGATCACCGTGCTCGGCTTCAACCGGGTCGGGTTCGCGGTCTCGCTGGCCCTTGTCCTGCTGATGTTGCCGGTCGTACTGCGCTCCACCGAAGAGATGCTGAAGCTCGTCCCGGACGAGTTGCGCGAGGCGGCGTACGCGCTCGGCGTACCGAAGTGGAAGACGATCCTCAAGATCGTCGTACCGACGGCCTTCGGCGGCATCATCACCGGCGTGATGCTCGGCCTGGCCCGGGTGATGGGTGAGACCGCTCCGCTGCTGATCCTGGTCGGCTACTCCAAGAACATCAACACGAACCCGTTCGACGGCTTCATGGGCGCCCTGCCCACGATGATCAACCAGGACCGGACCGAACTGGCGTTGCAGCCGGCCGCGGACCGGGTCTGGGCGGCGGCACTCACGCTGATCCTGCTGGTCCTCCTGCTCAACATCCTGGCCCGCACCATCGCGCGGTTCAGCACCATCAAGTCCAAATAG